From a single Miscanthus floridulus cultivar M001 chromosome 8, ASM1932011v1, whole genome shotgun sequence genomic region:
- the LOC136468676 gene encoding protein ALP1-like — translation MVTFVSTRLKRKTTEPKTPLPDPIALALIRDENEQHRQRTLRMIYNSTDSECISMIRMKRVAFFKLVRTFRERSLVTDREGVSVEEQVAMFLHVVGHNQRFRVVHQSFRRSIQTVHKHFHQVLYAVGELRNEIIKPASTTTHPKILGSHTWNPYFKDVIGFIDGTHFLARVPRRMQQAFRGRKKDPTQNVMVVVNCDLKFTYVLAGWEGSTHDATVLADAVAREDGLSLPEGKMFLVDAGYACKNGFLPPYKGVRYHLSEYGPRNRPTNARELYNLRHSSLRVTVERAIGALKGRFRILDNKPFHKYRTQVKLVVACAILHNWILGFGIDEVVPDEEGFTTSADPTNLPPAHLDQDSVDMAEIRDAICNAMWEGRGTNTS, via the exons ATGGTTACCTTTGTATCCACTAGGCTAAAAAGGAAAACCACTGAACCTAAAACCCCACTGCCTGATCCTATAGCACTGGCCctgattagggatgaaaatgaacAGCATAGACAGAGAACACTGAGAATGATATACAATTCCACTGATTCAGAGTGTATTTCTATGATTAGGATGAAGAGAGTTGCTTTTTTTAAGTTAGTGAGAACTTTTAGAGAGAGGAGTCTTGTCACTGATAGGGAGGGGGTGTCAGTAGAAGAGCAGGTTGCCATGTTTTTACATGTTGTAGGGCACAACCAAAGATTTAGGGTTGTCCACCAGTCCTTTAGGAGGTCCATCCAAACTGTCCACAAGCACTTCCATCAGGTGTTGTATGCTGTGGGTGAGCTTAGGAATGAAATAATAAAGCCAGCTAGCACTACCACTCACCCAAAGATTCTTGGAAGCCATACATGGAATCCATATTTTAAG GATGTCATTGGCTTTATAGATGGCACTCATTTCCTAGCAAGGGTTCCTAGGCGCATGCAACAAGCTTTTAGGGGTAGGAAAAAGGATCCAACCCAAAATGTGATGGTAGTTGTGAATTGTGATCTGAAATTCACTTATGTCCTGGCTGGCTGGGAGGGCTCTACCCATGATGCAACTGTTTTGGCAGATGCTGTAGCcagggaagatggcttgagtttGCCAGAAG GTAAAATGTTCTTGGTAGATGCTGGGTATGCATGCAAAAATGGTTTCCTACCTCCCTACAAGGGGGTTAGGTACCATTTGTCTGAGTATGGCCCAAGGAACAGGCCCACCAATGCAAGGGAGCTCTACAACCTTAGGCACTCATCACTTAGAGTGACTGTGGAGAGGGCCATAGGTGCACTGAAGGGCAGGTTTAGGATCTTGGACAACAAACCCTTCCACAAGTATAGGACACAAGTGAAGCTTGTAGTTGCCTGTGCCATTTTGCATAATTGGATCctaggttttggcattgatgaagtAGTTCCTGATGAGGAAGGTTTCACTACTTCTGCTGATCCAACCAACCTGCCCCCAGCCCATCTGGACCAAGACTCTGTTGACATGGCTGAAATAAGGGATGCCATTTGCAATGCTATGTGGGAAGGGAGGGGAACAAACACTAGTTGA